TATCCTCGTCGACGGTAAGCCGAAAAAGGTTTGGGTTTCAGCTCGAGCTCTTAAATCAGGTAAAGTCGAACGCGTATAAGGCGCAACCACCGGATGGGAATCTTCCCTTCCGGTTTTTTTATACCCTCATTTATTTTTCTCATAAACTAATTGTCGCTTTTATTGAAAACGCTTACAATAGGAACGTACTTTATTTTGTCAGAATTGGGGGAAGTCATCATGCAACTCAAACGAGAGATGACGAGTCGACACCTGTTCATGATCTCACTCGGCGGGATCATCGGAACAGGCTTATTTTTAGGGTCAGGGTTAACGATTTCACAAGCAGGACCTCTCGGGGCGGTCCTCAGTTACATCGTGGGTGGGACCATCATGTATCTGACGATGTTATGTCTAGGGGAATTAGCGGTCTATATGCCGGTCTCGGGGTCATTTCAGACCTATACGACCCGGTTCATCGGACCAGGAATCGGCTTTGCCGTCGGTTGGATTTATTGGCTCGGCTGGGCTGTGACAGTCGCACTCGAAATCACGGCTGCTGGCAGTTTGATGGATCGTTGGTTCCCGAATGTACCAGTCGTCGTCTGGTGTACCGTCTTTACGGTCTTACTGTTTGGTCTGAATGCCGTCTCAGCCAAAGCGTTCGGTGAAGCAGAATTTTGGTTCTCGAGTTTAAAGGTACTCGCGATTCTCTTCTTCATCGTCCTCGGTGGTGCTGCTTGGTTCGGCTGGTTACCGATGGAAGCAGATCGTCCGACAACGTTATTTGCGAACTTTACGGCAAGCGGTTGGTTTCCAAACGGGATTCTCGGTGTCTTGACGACGATGATTGCCGTCAACTTCGCTTTCCAAGGAACCGAATTGATTGGTGTCGCGGCTGGGGAGTCCGACACGCCTGAAAAATCGATTCCAAAAGCGATCCGGAATACAGTCTGGCGTACGTTCATCTTCTTTGTCTTATCAATTACGATCGTTGGTGCCTTGATTCCATATGAGACAGCTGGCGGAGTCAGCAGCCCGTTCATCATGGTCTTTGATGCAATCGGCATCCCTTATGCTGCTGATTTAATGAATATCGTTGTCTTGACAGCACTATTATCTGTCGGTAACTCGGGACTGTATGCGGCAACCCGAATGTTATGGGCGATGTCGCAAGAAGGCATGATTTCAAAGAAATTATCTTACGTCAATGCACGAGGTGTACCGATGCGTGCTTTACTCTTTACGATGATGTTTGCGATGTTATCGCTTCTAACAGCCTTTTTCGCAGAGGATACCGTCTTTATTTGGCTCTTATCCTTAGCTGGGCTCGGTGCTCAAGTCGGTTGGATTTCCATCTCTGCTTCTCAACTCGCATTTCGTCGGCAGTTCTTGCGAAACGGACATGATCTATCCGAATTGAAATTCAAGACACCGCTCTATCCGGTGTTACCGCTGATTTCGTTGACGTTAAACGTCGTCGTCCTCGTTAGTCTTGCGTTTCAAGTGGACCAGCGGATTGCCCTATACATCGGTGTTCCATTCTTCCTCGTCATGTGGGGAAGCTATCATCTCTTCGTCAAAGGAAAACATCTAGCAGCACAAAGCGACATCCGTGTCGCTCCTTCTCAACTCGAAGAATAATTTCATAAGAAAAGAGGCTGCGGATTATCCACGGCCTCTTTTCTTATGCTTGTTCTATTCCTTAAGTGTTCGCATCATCAATAGTTCTCCTTGATGGAGTACTACTTTCGCTTCAGACGCGCTCCATTCATTGCTGACAGTCAATGATCCTCCAACAGGAACCGGATGTTTATCGAGTGGGTATTTAACTCCAGATAAACTTAGAATCGACGGCACAAGCGGGATAAATGAAAGATAATGATAGCCCCCTGCTTCGACTGGATACGTTCCCGCAGCCAAGTACCGCACCTCTTCTCGTTTCGTTACGAGTCGTGCTTCTGGATATTGCTTCAACAGATAGACATTTTGAACGGTCATATCGAGTCGTCCGCCTGTCGCTCCGACGATGATGATCTCCTCACCCCGTTCCATCTCTGACACTGTCCGAAGTGCAAGTTCGAGATCCGTCTCATCTTTCTCTGCCGGATGGACGATTGCGCCTTCAGGTACATAGCCAAGTGAATCAAAATCACCAATCGTCATATCACATGTCAGCCCAAACGATTCAATCGTTTGAACACCACCATCGACACCAACGATGAAATCATTGATCTGACAAAACGTCCGTAAGTCCGGTACCTCTTCTTGCGGACCCGCACAGACAAGAATCGCCCGCATATTAAACACCTCGTGCTGAATAGCGAAGTAAGCGTGGTGCAGTCGTGAATAGAAGACCTGTGACGACACCGCAAAGAACGTAAGACGGAACCATGTATGTCGCATTATAAATCAATGAATACGGTACGACTGGACCCTCAGCATACTCGGCAAAAAAGACGATCCCACTAATGACATGACAGATATATCGAAGTCCCGCTCCTAACAGTGTCGCAAGAAGAACGAACGCCATCAAGCTTTTCTTTTGTCCGTTACGCGCGGCTTGTCTAACTTGACGCGCAAACAGACCACTTAATCCGACAACACCATAGGCAATCGTATAATCAAGTAGTGGTTGAACGACCGTCAAGACTTGCGGGGCAAACATCAATTGGATCGTACCGACTAGTGCTCCAGTGACGACACCTCCGACGACACCATGGCGAAACGCCATAACGAATATGGGAAGCATCGCTAAGCTGATTGAGCCTCCTTGTGGCATTTTGAATGGAATCAATAAATCAAAGACGACTCCGAGACTTGCGAAGATGGCAATTTCCATCATCATTTGTAACCGTTTCATGCTAATTTCCTCCTTCATGGAATAAAACGGGACGCAAAAAGGCAGTACGACGAACGCCGTACTGCCTGCGTGCGCCACATCCCTACGTCCGTTTGAACGGAACAGGTTCGAAGGGTTAAAGTCGAAAAGACTCCTCTCAGCCGCTTTTTAAGCGACACCCCTTGCGGTCATCATATTTCGTTTTCTCGTACTTATTATACGGTAGCCCCTTGACGAATGCTAGTGATTGCTTCCGCATAATCTGGTGCATTGTAGATTGCTGATCCTGCGACTAGAACATTTGCACCGTTTTCGATACAAAGTTTTGCCGTTTCCGGATTGACCCCACCATCAATCTCGATTTCAAATGTCAGACCACGATCTGCCTTCATTTGTGCAAGTGTCGCAAGTTTCGGCATGACACTCTCAATGAACGCCTGACCACCAAAGCCCGGATTAACTGTCATCAACAAGACCATGTCGACGTCCTGAAGAACGTGTTCAATCGTCGATAATGGTGTATGTGGATTTAAGACGACCCCCGCCTTCGCACCTGCTGCTTTAATTTGTTGCAAGACACGATGGACATGATTCGTCGCTTCGACGTGGAACGTCACGATGTCGGCTCCTGCCTTGACGAAATCTTCGACGAAACGTTCGGGTTGATCAATCATCAAATGGACATCAAGGACCATGTCCGTCTTTTGACGTAAGCTACTTAACACAGGTAAACCGAACGAGATGTTCGGAACGAACTGACCATCCATGACGTCGAAATGAATGTAGTCTGCTCCTGCCGCCTCAACCGCCTTGACATCACGCTCGAGATTCGCAAAATCTGCTGATAAGATCGATGGTGCAATTTTAATCATCTTCAATACCTCCGGGCTCGATTCTTGATTTCGTCTATAAACATACCATAATTCTCATAGCGGGAGGACATGATTTCTTGTGCTTCGACCGCTTCCTTAACGGCACAACCAGGTTCATTCAAATGCAAGCAACCCCGATATTTACAATCGTCTTGCACAGCCACGAATTCAGGAAAACTCCATCGCACATCCTCAATTTCCATTTCATACGGAAAGTCTAGATTCGAGAACCCTGGCGTATCGGCAATCAACCCTTCCGCAAGCGGCATCAACGTAACGTGACGGGTCGTATGACGCCCACGTCCGAGTGATTTCGAGATCGCACTCGTTTCTAAATCAAGCGATGGTTCAAGTGCATTCAACAGCGAGCTTTTGCCGACACCTGATTGTCCAGCGAGAACACTTGTTTTTCCTGCAAGTAATGGTCGGACTTGCTCGACACCTGTCAACGTCTCACTCGATGTTTCGATGACCGTATAGCCAATCTTTCGATAAGCAGCAATCGCTTCACGGACAGCAGGTCCTTTGACATCGTCGAGTAAATCCATCTTCGTTAACAGGATGACGGGTTGTATTTCCTTCGCTTCGATCAATACGAGAAACCGATCGAGCAGATGGGCTGAAAAATCAGGTTCTGCTGCTGAGACGACAAGCAATGCCTGGTCGATGTTCGCGACAGGAGGACGTACTAGAAAATTGTCACGCTCCTTCACTTCGAGAATATAGCCGGTCTCACTCTCGATATGAAGGACGACTTCGTCTCCGACGACAGGACTGATACCACGTTTTCGGAAATTTCCTCTTGCTCGTGAACGGACTTCTCCTTCTGGTGTCATGACATCATAAAAGCCGCCTTGCAACCGTATGATCGTTCCTTCTCGATTCTCTTCGATGCGCTGTTCCGTCATCCTATGCACTCCTTTTTCGTCACATTCACTGTGCGTCTTTTGCTTGATTGTACGTGATGGTTTTTGAACGATACACCGTATCGTCTTTATAGATCGTAATTTTTCCTTCTTCTCCCGGATCAATCGTCACCGGCACGTCGAACGTCTCATCTTGATCAATCGATTCCTCGATGACGGTCCGCTTTCCTTTGGCATCTTCTGTCTCAATCCGGATGACTTGCTTCGGTGGTTCCTCTTCTTCATCTTCAGATACTGCGTCGTACACGACCTTTTCAGGGAACGTCGCTGTCACTGTTTTTTCTTCCTCACCTTTAGAGATGAAGACGGTCACGGAGTCGTTTGGTTCGACTTGCGCACCTGCTTGTGGGAACTGACGAATGACTTGATCGAGCTTCACGTCGCTTGAAAACTCTTGTTCAAACGTGCCGTCGAGACCCATTTCATCGAGATAGGCTTTTGCTTCATCACTCGATAAGTTCGTCAAATCTTTCAATTCGAAAGAAGATGTTCCTTCCGAGACGGTAATTGTAATCGTCTGTTCTTTGGCGATGACTTCTGTTCCAGCTGAAATCGATTGTCGAATAACGTTACCTCGCGCGATTTCATCTGACTTCTCACGTTCGACCTCGACTTTTGCGAATCCAGCTTCTTTTAATGTCGCAATCGCTTCTTTTTCAGTGTCATCCGTCACATCCGGTACTTCGACCGGAGCACTACCTGTAGAGACGACTAAATTGACTGTCGAACCCTTTTTAACTTGTGCGTTTTCACGAGGTGTCTGGCTAATGACATTTCCTTCATCGACCGTATCACTATTCCGTTCTGTCGTCTCAACAAC
This window of the Exiguobacterium acetylicum genome carries:
- a CDS encoding amino acid permease; this translates as MQLKREMTSRHLFMISLGGIIGTGLFLGSGLTISQAGPLGAVLSYIVGGTIMYLTMLCLGELAVYMPVSGSFQTYTTRFIGPGIGFAVGWIYWLGWAVTVALEITAAGSLMDRWFPNVPVVVWCTVFTVLLFGLNAVSAKAFGEAEFWFSSLKVLAILFFIVLGGAAWFGWLPMEADRPTTLFANFTASGWFPNGILGVLTTMIAVNFAFQGTELIGVAAGESDTPEKSIPKAIRNTVWRTFIFFVLSITIVGALIPYETAGGVSSPFIMVFDAIGIPYAADLMNIVVLTALLSVGNSGLYAATRMLWAMSQEGMISKKLSYVNARGVPMRALLFTMMFAMLSLLTAFFAEDTVFIWLLSLAGLGAQVGWISISASQLAFRRQFLRNGHDLSELKFKTPLYPVLPLISLTLNVVVLVSLAFQVDQRIALYIGVPFFLVMWGSYHLFVKGKHLAAQSDIRVAPSQLEE
- a CDS encoding thiamine diphosphokinase, with the protein product MRAILVCAGPQEEVPDLRTFCQINDFIVGVDGGVQTIESFGLTCDMTIGDFDSLGYVPEGAIVHPAEKDETDLELALRTVSEMERGEEIIIVGATGGRLDMTVQNVYLLKQYPEARLVTKREEVRYLAAGTYPVEAGGYHYLSFIPLVPSILSLSGVKYPLDKHPVPVGGSLTVSNEWSASEAKVVLHQGELLMMRTLKE
- the thiT gene encoding energy-coupled thiamine transporter ThiT, producing MKRLQMMMEIAIFASLGVVFDLLIPFKMPQGGSISLAMLPIFVMAFRHGVVGGVVTGALVGTIQLMFAPQVLTVVQPLLDYTIAYGVVGLSGLFARQVRQAARNGQKKSLMAFVLLATLLGAGLRYICHVISGIVFFAEYAEGPVVPYSLIYNATYMVPSYVLCGVVTGLLFTTAPRLLRYSARGV
- the rpe gene encoding ribulose-phosphate 3-epimerase, producing MIKIAPSILSADFANLERDVKAVEAAGADYIHFDVMDGQFVPNISFGLPVLSSLRQKTDMVLDVHLMIDQPERFVEDFVKAGADIVTFHVEATNHVHRVLQQIKAAGAKAGVVLNPHTPLSTIEHVLQDVDMVLLMTVNPGFGGQAFIESVMPKLATLAQMKADRGLTFEIEIDGGVNPETAKLCIENGANVLVAGSAIYNAPDYAEAITSIRQGATV
- the rsgA gene encoding ribosome small subunit-dependent GTPase A; this translates as MTEQRIEENREGTIIRLQGGFYDVMTPEGEVRSRARGNFRKRGISPVVGDEVVLHIESETGYILEVKERDNFLVRPPVANIDQALLVVSAAEPDFSAHLLDRFLVLIEAKEIQPVILLTKMDLLDDVKGPAVREAIAAYRKIGYTVIETSSETLTGVEQVRPLLAGKTSVLAGQSGVGKSSLLNALEPSLDLETSAISKSLGRGRHTTRHVTLMPLAEGLIADTPGFSNLDFPYEMEIEDVRWSFPEFVAVQDDCKYRGCLHLNEPGCAVKEAVEAQEIMSSRYENYGMFIDEIKNRARRY